One Mesorhizobium sp. J428 DNA segment encodes these proteins:
- a CDS encoding ribose-phosphate pyrophosphokinase, with product MKLFAGNSNRVLAEAVARYLNISLGKASVRRFADQEIFVEIQENVRGQDVFVLQSTSFPANDHLMELLIMIDAFRRSSARRITAVIPYFGYARQDRRASGRTPISAKLVANLITRAGVDRVLTLDLHAGQIQGFFDIPTDNLFAVPVMARDVKARYNLSNVMVVSPDVGGVVRARALAKRIDAQLSIVDKRRERPGESEVMNIIGDVEGKDCLLLDDIVDSGGTLCNAADALLANGATSVTAYITHGVLSGGAVARITSSKLKELVITDSIQPTASVEAAHNIRVVSIADLIGEAISRTATEESVSSLFD from the coding sequence ATGAAATTGTTCGCGGGCAACTCCAACCGGGTGCTGGCCGAAGCGGTCGCCCGGTACCTGAACATTTCGCTCGGCAAGGCGAGCGTCCGGCGCTTCGCTGACCAGGAGATCTTCGTCGAGATCCAGGAGAACGTGCGCGGTCAGGACGTCTTCGTGCTGCAGTCGACCTCGTTCCCGGCCAATGACCATCTGATGGAACTCCTGATCATGATCGACGCGTTCCGCCGATCTTCGGCGCGGCGCATCACGGCGGTCATCCCCTATTTCGGCTATGCGCGGCAGGATCGCCGCGCCTCCGGCCGCACACCGATCTCGGCCAAGCTCGTCGCCAACCTGATCACGCGCGCCGGCGTCGACCGCGTGCTCACGCTTGATCTGCATGCCGGCCAGATCCAGGGCTTCTTCGACATCCCGACCGACAACCTGTTCGCCGTGCCCGTGATGGCCCGCGACGTGAAGGCCCGCTACAATCTCTCTAACGTCATGGTCGTCTCGCCCGATGTCGGCGGCGTGGTGCGTGCCCGCGCGCTCGCCAAGCGCATCGACGCGCAGCTCTCGATCGTCGACAAGCGGCGCGAGCGGCCGGGCGAATCGGAGGTGATGAACATCATCGGTGACGTCGAGGGCAAGGACTGCCTTCTGCTCGACGACATCGTCGATTCGGGCGGCACGCTCTGCAACGCTGCCGATGCCCTGCTCGCGAATGGCGCGACCAGCGTCACCGCCTACATCACACACGGCGTCCTCTCCGGCGGCGCCGTCGCGCGCATCACCTCTTCCAAGCTCAAGGAGCTGGTGATCACCGATTCGATCCAGCCGACAGCGAGCGTCGAGGCCGCCCACAATATCCGCGTGGTTTCAATCGCCGACCTGATCGGCGAGGCCATCTCGCGCACTGCGACCGAGGAATCCGTCTCCAGCCTGTTCGACTGA
- a CDS encoding diguanylate cyclase — MASGPLARIFYWLSSSGQPDSDELRGRLIQSIMDRKGALLVGTAVVIATATVAYFMTGAWWPIVWLVTEIVIVAVRLAVISHAEQTPGRRREDYVPALLTLGALWTVVFGAGSYACMTSGEPVLAIIASVNTAGAVGAMSSRNAPTPRFASLIMVICCIPFAIASLNAPYPGIGSLAIILPLWVVGMHVIMFQNHDILVRMIRAEKVTRRLAMTDALTGLQNRMALDEKLADMCARLERRIDGEGFSLLYLDLDGFKAVNDRHGHTAGDVLLKAVAERIRHALRPDDHASRNGGDEFSVILPLTGREETAFVAKRLIATISRPFEIGIGDTVQLGVSIGSAYAPDDGLDPAILLASADEALYAAKRAGKGIHREYRPSDDGPPNLDGRARA; from the coding sequence TTGGCTTCGGGACCCTTGGCGAGGATCTTCTACTGGCTGAGTTCCAGCGGGCAGCCCGATTCCGACGAGCTGCGCGGAAGACTGATCCAGTCGATCATGGATCGGAAGGGAGCCCTTCTGGTCGGAACCGCCGTGGTCATAGCCACGGCGACTGTTGCCTATTTCATGACCGGCGCCTGGTGGCCCATTGTATGGCTCGTCACCGAGATCGTGATCGTCGCGGTCCGGCTGGCAGTCATCTCCCATGCGGAGCAGACGCCGGGGCGCCGGCGCGAGGACTATGTTCCCGCCCTTCTCACTCTCGGCGCACTGTGGACGGTCGTGTTCGGCGCCGGGTCCTATGCCTGCATGACCAGCGGCGAACCGGTGCTGGCCATCATCGCCTCGGTGAACACGGCCGGCGCGGTCGGAGCGATGTCGTCGCGCAATGCGCCAACGCCGCGTTTCGCCAGCCTTATCATGGTGATCTGCTGCATACCTTTCGCAATTGCATCCCTGAACGCGCCCTATCCGGGTATCGGGTCACTTGCGATCATCCTCCCGCTCTGGGTGGTCGGCATGCACGTCATCATGTTCCAGAACCACGACATACTGGTGCGAATGATCCGCGCCGAGAAGGTCACGCGCCGGCTGGCGATGACAGACGCGCTGACCGGCCTGCAGAACCGCATGGCGCTCGACGAGAAGCTGGCCGACATGTGCGCTCGCCTTGAACGCCGGATCGATGGCGAAGGGTTCTCGCTGCTGTATCTCGATCTCGACGGCTTCAAGGCCGTCAATGACCGCCACGGCCACACCGCGGGCGACGTTCTGCTCAAGGCGGTCGCCGAGCGTATTCGCCACGCCCTGCGGCCCGACGACCACGCCTCCCGCAACGGCGGCGACGAGTTCTCCGTCATCTTGCCGCTCACCGGCCGGGAGGAGACGGCATTCGTGGCGAAACGGCTGATCGCGACGATCTCGCGGCCGTTCGAGATCGGCATCGGCGACACCGTCCAGCTGGGCGTCAGCATCGGCAGCGCCTATGCTCCCGACGACGGTCTCGACCCCGCGATACTGCTCGCCTCGGCCGACGAAGCGCTCTACGCGGCCAAACGGGCCGGCAAAGGCATCCACCGCGAGTATCGTCCTTCGGACGACGGCCCTCCAAATCTGGACGGCCGCGCTCGCGCGTAG
- the chrA gene encoding chromate efflux transporter: MTDATNSANGPTFAETIRVFARIGLLSFGGPAGQIALMHRILVDEKKWLDEARFLHALNYCMLLPGPEAMQLATYAGWLLHGIRGGLVAGILFVLPGAIVLTALSSLYLLLGDIHVVQGLLFGLKAAVLAVVLEALVKVSRRALTGRPMVVIAILAFIAIALLKLPFPVIIVGAALIGAALHLAGRGGAPKAAGLAIAKEDMPEWTRPSLARFASTLAIWLALWFGPLLLLQAALGSQNVFAREGSFFSVMAAVTFGGAYAVLAWVAQQAVEVYGWLRPDEMLTGLGLAETTPGPLILVLVFVGFLGGARQSGLEPLAGGLAGAAVTLWFTFVPCFLWIFVGAPYVETVRSIAWLSAALGAVTAAVVGIIANLALWFALHVLFARVGDVVAGPFSLPVPDLSSLDPWAVLIAAASAVALFRFHANMLVVLAGAMAAGVAVRLIAV; this comes from the coding sequence ATGACCGATGCCACCAATTCGGCGAACGGACCGACTTTTGCGGAAACCATCCGCGTCTTTGCCCGCATCGGGCTGCTCTCCTTCGGCGGTCCGGCCGGCCAGATCGCGCTGATGCACCGTATCCTCGTTGACGAGAAGAAATGGCTCGACGAGGCGCGGTTCCTGCATGCACTCAACTACTGCATGCTGTTGCCAGGGCCGGAGGCGATGCAACTCGCCACCTATGCCGGCTGGCTGCTGCACGGGATCAGGGGCGGGCTTGTAGCAGGCATCCTCTTCGTGCTGCCGGGGGCGATCGTGCTCACGGCGCTGTCGAGCCTCTATCTGTTGCTGGGGGACATCCATGTCGTCCAGGGACTGCTGTTCGGGCTCAAGGCGGCGGTGCTGGCGGTCGTGCTGGAGGCGCTGGTCAAGGTCTCCCGGCGGGCGCTGACCGGCCGGCCGATGGTGGTGATCGCGATCCTCGCCTTCATCGCGATCGCCCTGCTCAAGCTACCGTTCCCTGTCATCATCGTCGGCGCGGCCTTGATCGGCGCAGCACTTCATCTTGCCGGGCGGGGCGGAGCGCCGAAAGCGGCAGGGCTTGCCATTGCCAAGGAGGACATGCCGGAATGGACGCGCCCCAGCCTTGCCCGGTTCGCCTCCACGCTCGCCATCTGGCTTGCACTCTGGTTTGGTCCGCTCCTGCTTCTCCAGGCAGCGCTCGGAAGCCAGAACGTGTTTGCGCGCGAAGGGTCGTTCTTTTCGGTCATGGCGGCGGTGACTTTTGGCGGGGCCTACGCGGTGCTCGCGTGGGTCGCGCAGCAGGCCGTCGAGGTCTATGGCTGGCTCCGGCCGGACGAGATGCTGACCGGACTCGGGCTCGCCGAGACCACGCCCGGGCCGCTGATCCTCGTCCTCGTCTTCGTCGGCTTCCTCGGTGGGGCCAGGCAGTCCGGGCTGGAGCCGCTCGCCGGCGGCCTCGCGGGTGCGGCGGTGACGCTCTGGTTCACCTTCGTGCCGTGCTTCCTGTGGATCTTTGTCGGCGCACCCTATGTCGAGACGGTGCGCAGCATCGCCTGGCTTTCCGCCGCGCTCGGAGCGGTGACCGCGGCCGTGGTCGGCATCATCGCCAATCTCGCGCTGTGGTTTGCACTGCATGTGCTTTTCGCACGGGTGGGCGACGTCGTGGCCGGTCCGTTCTCGCTCCCGGTTCCCGATCTCTCCAGTCTCGATCCCTGGGCCGTGCTCATCGCCGCCGCTTCGGCTGTCGCTCTGTTCCGCTTCCACGCCAACATGCTTGTGGTGCTGGCCGGCGCGATGGCCGCGGGCGTGGCGGTGAGGCTGATCGCGGTCTGA
- a CDS encoding sulfurtransferase/chromate resistance protein → MPRTISAAALARLIGSPGSPVIIDVRRDTAFQQATSRIPTAHWRSHLSPETWLGAFGPGRSFVVYCVHGHNVSEIAAAKMRSLGVDVSVLEGGIEAYVALGEPVVADVQGIPKGLEVPSVWVTRQRPKVDRVACPWLIRRFVDPFAVFHYVAPEWVRDVADEIGAIPFDVDGVVYSHRGETCSFDTMLDEFGLDTPALRKVARIVRGADTARLDLEPQAAGMLAILLGLSAMEADDLKQLDLALPVFDALYAWCRYAASETHNWPAGANRR, encoded by the coding sequence ATGCCTCGAACGATTTCCGCGGCCGCGCTGGCGCGGCTGATCGGCTCTCCCGGTAGTCCTGTCATCATCGACGTGCGGCGAGACACCGCGTTTCAACAGGCAACGTCGCGCATTCCGACCGCCCACTGGCGGTCGCATCTGTCACCGGAAACCTGGCTCGGAGCGTTTGGTCCCGGCCGCTCCTTCGTCGTCTACTGCGTGCACGGCCACAATGTCAGCGAGATCGCCGCGGCGAAGATGCGGTCGCTCGGTGTCGACGTGTCGGTGCTGGAGGGCGGCATCGAAGCCTATGTCGCGCTCGGCGAGCCGGTGGTCGCGGATGTGCAGGGCATACCGAAGGGACTGGAGGTGCCGAGCGTATGGGTGACGCGCCAAAGGCCGAAAGTTGACCGCGTCGCCTGCCCGTGGCTGATACGCCGTTTCGTCGACCCGTTTGCGGTCTTCCACTATGTCGCGCCGGAATGGGTCCGTGACGTCGCGGACGAAATCGGCGCGATACCGTTCGACGTTGACGGAGTCGTCTATTCGCATCGCGGTGAAACGTGCAGCTTCGACACGATGCTCGACGAGTTCGGGCTCGATACACCCGCACTACGGAAGGTAGCGCGGATCGTGCGTGGCGCCGACACAGCGAGGCTGGACCTCGAGCCGCAGGCAGCGGGGATGCTTGCAATCCTGCTCGGCCTGTCTGCAATGGAGGCCGACGATCTGAAGCAGCTGGACCTCGCACTTCCTGTGTTCGACGCACTCTATGCCTGGTGCCGCTATGCGGCCTCCGAGACCCACAACTGGCCCGCCGGAGCAAACCGCAGATGA
- a CDS encoding LysR substrate-binding domain-containing protein: MTLHLDGDLLRTFLAVADSGNFTHAATRVGRTQSAVSMQIKRLEEAVDAVLFERGARGVTLTNKGSQLLGNARRIVALFEETAALFDATALEGKVSIGIHQEYAEERLANALHAFDRRHPGVEITVRCGTSEENLARVQSGDLDLAVIFDWQGHSDGEVLMVDPTVWVTSEKHLTHERRPVPVALFRDSAWSRDFAIPSLESCGVDYRVAFLSAVKGGLRLAVTSGLAISPISRSDIPPGCRELTAGEGFAVVDHSNVVLVINPSSRSAAVAGMAEAIREAFSTFAQPAASAA, from the coding sequence ATGACTCTTCACCTGGATGGCGATCTGCTGCGGACATTCCTCGCGGTTGCGGACAGCGGCAACTTCACCCACGCCGCGACGCGCGTGGGGCGCACACAGTCGGCCGTGTCGATGCAGATCAAACGCCTCGAGGAGGCGGTCGATGCGGTTCTGTTCGAACGGGGCGCTCGCGGTGTGACGCTGACCAACAAGGGGAGCCAACTGCTCGGCAATGCGCGCCGCATCGTTGCGCTCTTCGAAGAAACCGCGGCGCTTTTCGACGCGACTGCCCTCGAGGGCAAGGTGAGTATCGGAATCCATCAGGAGTATGCGGAAGAGCGTCTGGCGAACGCACTCCACGCATTCGACCGTCGCCACCCTGGCGTCGAGATTACGGTGCGCTGCGGAACGTCCGAGGAAAACCTGGCCCGCGTCCAGTCGGGCGATCTCGATCTTGCGGTGATCTTCGACTGGCAAGGGCATTCGGATGGCGAGGTTCTCATGGTCGATCCAACAGTATGGGTGACGTCGGAAAAACACCTGACGCATGAGCGGAGGCCTGTGCCGGTCGCATTGTTCCGCGACTCGGCGTGGTCCCGCGACTTCGCGATCCCGTCGCTCGAGAGTTGCGGCGTCGACTATCGGGTCGCCTTCCTAAGCGCGGTCAAAGGCGGCCTCAGATTGGCAGTGACCTCAGGCCTTGCCATCTCGCCGATCTCCCGAAGCGATATTCCGCCCGGATGCCGCGAACTGACAGCTGGTGAAGGTTTTGCGGTGGTGGACCACTCCAACGTGGTGCTCGTTATCAACCCATCGTCGCGTAGCGCTGCGGTCGCCGGCATGGCCGAGGCGATCCGCGAGGCATTCTCGACCTTCGCGCAGCCGGCAGCGTCCGCAGCTTGA
- a CDS encoding 6,7-dimethyl-8-ribityllumazine synthase: MTPTRYAFVKANWHAEIVDRALDGFLELIPADKVDVYDVPGAFELPLLARDLAATGRYGAVAAAAFVVDGGIYRHDFVAQAVVDGLMRAGLDTGVPVLSVSLTPHHYQETEHHRAIYSSHFVEKGREAARAALMITNTRAGLTRIAA, from the coding sequence ATGACACCCACCCGCTATGCCTTCGTCAAGGCCAACTGGCATGCCGAGATCGTCGACAGGGCGCTCGACGGCTTTCTCGAACTCATCCCCGCCGACAAGGTCGACGTCTACGACGTGCCCGGCGCCTTCGAACTGCCGCTGCTTGCACGCGACCTCGCCGCGACCGGCAGATATGGCGCGGTAGCCGCGGCAGCCTTTGTCGTCGACGGCGGTATCTACCGCCACGACTTCGTCGCCCAGGCGGTGGTCGACGGGCTGATGCGCGCGGGACTGGACACCGGCGTGCCTGTCCTGTCCGTCTCGCTGACGCCGCACCACTATCAGGAGACCGAGCATCACCGGGCGATCTACAGCAGCCACTTCGTCGAGAAGGGCCGCGAGGCCGCGCGAGCCGCGCTGATGATCACGAACACGCGCGCCGGACTGACGCGGATCGCCGCGTAA
- a CDS encoding 50S ribosomal protein L25/general stress protein Ctc: MSHDTYELKADAREKVGKGSAREARRNGQIPAVIYGDKQPPLAIALPYKELYYKIHGGGFMTTIATIDVAGKKIQVLPKDYQLDPVTDNPLHVDFLRVSKDTVVTVQVPVHFINEETSPGIKRGGVLNIVRHEVEFTVPANAIPEFITIDLDGTEIGDSIHISAVKLPAGVKPVISDRDFTIATIAGSSAARSEAGEEAAETAPKE, from the coding sequence ATGAGCCACGATACGTACGAGCTCAAGGCCGATGCACGCGAGAAGGTCGGTAAGGGGTCCGCCCGTGAAGCTCGCCGCAATGGCCAGATACCCGCAGTCATCTATGGCGACAAGCAGCCCCCGCTCGCCATCGCGCTCCCCTACAAAGAGCTGTACTACAAGATCCACGGCGGCGGCTTCATGACGACGATCGCCACGATCGATGTCGCCGGCAAGAAGATCCAGGTCCTGCCGAAGGACTACCAGCTCGATCCGGTCACCGACAACCCGCTCCACGTCGACTTCCTCCGCGTCTCGAAGGACACGGTTGTGACGGTGCAGGTGCCGGTCCACTTCATCAACGAAGAGACCTCGCCCGGCATCAAGCGTGGCGGCGTGCTCAACATCGTGCGCCACGAGGTGGAGTTCACGGTTCCCGCGAACGCGATTCCCGAATTCATCACCATCGACCTCGACGGCACCGAGATCGGCGATTCGATCCACATCTCGGCCGTAAAGCTGCCGGCGGGCGTTAAGCCGGTCATCTCCGACCGCGACTTCACGATCGCCACTATCGCCGGTTCGTCGGCTGCCCGTTCGGAGGCAGGCGAGGAAGCCGCTGAAACGGCGCCGAAGGAATAA
- the ychF gene encoding redox-regulated ATPase YchF, translated as MGFKCGIVGLPNVGKSTLFNALTRTAAAQAANYPFCTIEPNTGEVAVPDPRLKKLAAAGKSKEIIPTRISFVDIAGLVRGASKGEGLGNQFLANIREVDAIVHVLRCFENDDITHVEGRIDPVADAETVETELMLSDLESLERRVVQFRKRASVKDKEALAVLPVMEQALALLNDGKPVRLLLGKLAADEMPILLGLNLLTSHPVLYVCNVAEEEAATGNEHTKAVEKMAAAQGARVVVISAAIEAEVAQLPDEEAQEFLADLGLEEPGLDKLIRAGYDLLHLITYFTVGPKETRAWTIVKGTKAPQAAGVIHTDFERGFIRAQTIAYEDFIALGGEVGAKEAGKARDEGKEYVVQDGDVLLFKFNT; from the coding sequence ATGGGCTTCAAGTGCGGCATCGTTGGGCTTCCCAACGTGGGCAAATCCACCCTTTTCAATGCGCTGACGCGGACGGCGGCCGCGCAGGCGGCGAACTATCCGTTCTGCACCATCGAGCCGAACACCGGCGAGGTGGCGGTGCCTGATCCTCGACTCAAGAAGCTTGCCGCGGCCGGCAAGTCGAAGGAGATCATCCCGACCCGCATCTCCTTCGTCGACATCGCCGGCCTGGTGCGCGGCGCCTCCAAGGGCGAGGGTCTCGGCAACCAGTTCCTCGCCAACATCCGCGAGGTCGACGCGATCGTGCACGTTCTGCGCTGCTTCGAAAACGACGACATCACCCACGTCGAGGGCCGCATCGACCCGGTCGCCGACGCCGAGACGGTCGAGACCGAACTGATGCTCTCCGACCTCGAGAGCCTGGAACGGCGCGTCGTGCAGTTCCGCAAGCGCGCCAGCGTCAAGGACAAGGAGGCGCTCGCCGTCCTGCCGGTCATGGAACAGGCGCTGGCCCTGTTGAACGACGGCAAGCCGGTCCGCTTGCTGCTGGGCAAGCTGGCCGCCGACGAGATGCCGATCCTGCTCGGGCTGAACCTCCTGACCTCGCATCCCGTCCTCTATGTCTGCAATGTCGCGGAAGAAGAGGCAGCAACCGGCAACGAGCACACAAAGGCCGTGGAGAAGATGGCGGCTGCGCAGGGGGCGCGCGTGGTCGTGATCTCCGCCGCCATCGAAGCGGAGGTCGCCCAGTTGCCCGACGAGGAGGCCCAGGAGTTCCTGGCCGATCTCGGGCTGGAAGAGCCCGGCTTGGACAAGCTGATCCGCGCCGGCTACGACCTGCTGCACCTGATCACCTACTTCACCGTCGGCCCGAAGGAGACGCGGGCCTGGACGATCGTGAAGGGCACCAAGGCGCCGCAGGCCGCCGGCGTGATCCACACCGACTTCGAGCGCGGCTTCATTCGCGCCCAGACGATCGCCTACGAGGACTTCATCGCCCTCGGCGGCGAAGTGGGCGCCAAGGAGGCCGGCAAGGCGCGCGACGAAGGCAAGGAATACGTCGTCCAGGACGGCGACGTGCTGCTGTTCAAGTTCAACACCTGA
- a CDS encoding YiiX/YebB-like N1pC/P60 family cysteine hydrolase, with protein sequence MILGLLIGRGTAFRGVIAAAVLAVLALLSACAHGPAKTQPDAGRCCAEAERQPRWLVAMIEPAAPVVGQVVGHISWRSGYLSEPGIQERIVAGLQPLDLVFVSSKGRLSGHTIPGLFQHAAIYLGTERDLQALGMWSHPGMAPHHEAIRRGAMFIEADMKGVHLSPPSVVLNTDRAVTLRPRIATRGWRQRALATLFSELGNRFDFNFDAGQPDRLFCLELACRAMPELQLPRDMVYGRETIIPDRAVYEAARGHLRLRFVDYVVGDGRSVHHPGRAALTSDIAGKWSG encoded by the coding sequence GTGATATTGGGTCTGCTGATCGGGAGGGGGACCGCGTTTCGCGGAGTGATCGCGGCAGCGGTGCTGGCGGTCCTTGCCCTGCTGTCCGCCTGTGCCCACGGTCCAGCGAAGACACAGCCGGACGCCGGCCGGTGCTGCGCCGAGGCGGAGCGACAGCCGCGCTGGCTGGTCGCGATGATCGAACCCGCCGCCCCGGTCGTCGGACAGGTCGTCGGCCATATCAGCTGGCGCTCCGGCTATCTGTCGGAGCCAGGCATCCAGGAACGGATCGTGGCGGGGCTCCAGCCGCTTGATCTCGTCTTCGTCAGTTCGAAAGGCAGGCTGTCGGGCCACACGATCCCAGGCCTGTTCCAGCACGCCGCGATCTATCTCGGCACGGAGCGCGACCTGCAGGCGCTGGGCATGTGGTCGCATCCCGGCATGGCGCCCCACCACGAGGCGATCCGTCGCGGAGCCATGTTCATCGAGGCAGACATGAAGGGCGTGCACCTGTCGCCGCCGTCGGTCGTGCTCAACACGGACCGCGCGGTGACGTTGCGGCCCCGGATCGCCACGCGCGGCTGGCGACAGCGCGCGCTCGCGACGCTCTTCAGCGAACTCGGCAATAGGTTCGACTTCAATTTCGATGCCGGTCAGCCGGACCGCCTGTTCTGCCTGGAACTCGCCTGCCGCGCGATGCCGGAACTGCAGCTTCCGCGCGACATGGTCTATGGCCGCGAGACGATCATCCCGGACCGGGCCGTCTACGAAGCCGCGCGCGGCCATCTGAGGCTTCGGTTCGTCGACTACGTGGTCGGGGATGGCCGCAGCGTGCACCACCCCGGGCGTGCGGCGCTGACTTCAGACATCGCCGGCAAGTGGTCCGGATAG
- a CDS encoding MaoC family dehydratase yields MNGKTWTFDDLEVGGTIKLGEKTVTAAEIIEFASEFDPQPFHLDEEAGKASILGGLSASGWHSCAMFMRMMCDGFLLDSTSQGAPGVEYVRWKKPVLAGDTLTGQCTVLAKRESRSKPGLGFVTVKSTMSNQRGETVLELENTGMFLTREAASA; encoded by the coding sequence ATGAACGGCAAGACTTGGACCTTTGACGACCTGGAGGTCGGGGGCACGATCAAGCTCGGCGAGAAGACCGTCACGGCGGCCGAGATCATCGAATTCGCCTCCGAGTTCGACCCACAGCCCTTCCATCTCGACGAGGAGGCCGGCAAGGCGTCGATCCTCGGCGGACTGTCGGCGTCCGGCTGGCATTCCTGCGCGATGTTCATGCGCATGATGTGCGACGGCTTCCTCCTGGACTCGACCTCGCAGGGCGCGCCCGGCGTCGAATATGTCCGCTGGAAGAAGCCGGTGCTGGCCGGCGACACGCTGACCGGCCAGTGCACCGTGCTCGCCAAGCGCGAATCCAGATCCAAGCCCGGGCTCGGCTTCGTCACGGTGAAGAGCACGATGTCGAACCAGCGCGGCGAAACGGTGCTGGAGCTCGAGAACACCGGCATGTTCCTGACGCGGGAGGCGGCGAGCGCATGA
- a CDS encoding MaoC family dehydratase: MSLDEYFGIGETTVLGAHLFEPQAIKDFAKKFDPQPFHLDEKAAERSVFGRLCASGWHTAAVWMKKNVETRMDTEPRRWAGPDPKPVFGPSPGIRNLRWLKPVYAGETITFTRTGIDHRPIASRPGWRLLTIKAEAFDSTGDKVIEFDSSVLVQTEF; the protein is encoded by the coding sequence ATGAGCCTGGACGAGTATTTCGGCATCGGCGAGACGACCGTTCTCGGCGCCCACCTGTTCGAGCCGCAGGCGATCAAGGATTTTGCGAAGAAATTCGACCCGCAGCCTTTCCATCTCGACGAGAAGGCCGCCGAGAGAAGTGTCTTCGGCCGGCTGTGCGCCTCGGGCTGGCACACGGCGGCCGTGTGGATGAAGAAGAACGTCGAGACGCGGATGGACACGGAGCCGCGCCGCTGGGCGGGGCCCGACCCGAAGCCGGTGTTCGGCCCCTCCCCCGGCATCCGTAACCTCCGCTGGCTGAAGCCGGTCTATGCCGGCGAGACGATCACCTTCACCCGCACCGGCATCGACCACCGCCCGATCGCCTCGCGCCCCGGCTGGCGCCTGCTGACCATCAAGGCCGAGGCTTTCGACAGCACCGGTGACAAGGTGATCGAGTTCGACAGTTCGGTGCTGGTGCAGACCGAATTCTGA
- a CDS encoding AAA family ATPase: MIHTLAIAGYRSIRNLVLPLEQLTVVTGRNGTGKSSFYKALRLLADVAQGNVISSLAAEGGLPSTLWAGPEQFSRGMRQGVHAIQGTSRKNPVSLKLGFASDDYGYAIDLGLPIPSASMFNLDPEIKAEAVWAGEVLSRRNAFATRSGPGVTVLDESGRRSTLTSLLAPFDSMMTHAADPRGLPELLLLRERMRAWRFYDHFRTDPDAPARAARAGTRTTALSADGSDLAAALQTIREIGDTRGLHHAVEDAFAGADVRIEEAGGRFELLMGQHGLLRPLRASELSDGTLRYLLLLAALLTPRPPGLMVLNEPETSLHTDLLPPLARLIGEASKTCQIVVVTHDATLAEALNEAGALRHDFTKSLGETVVDVEERPGWAWPER, from the coding sequence ATGATCCACACCCTTGCCATCGCCGGCTACCGCTCGATCCGGAACCTCGTGCTGCCGCTTGAGCAGCTTACCGTCGTCACCGGCCGCAACGGCACCGGCAAGTCGAGCTTCTACAAGGCGCTGCGGCTGCTTGCCGATGTCGCGCAGGGCAATGTCATTTCCTCGCTCGCAGCCGAGGGAGGGCTCCCCTCGACCCTGTGGGCGGGGCCCGAGCAGTTCTCGCGCGGCATGCGTCAAGGCGTCCACGCGATACAGGGCACGAGCCGCAAGAACCCGGTCAGTTTGAAGCTCGGCTTCGCCTCGGACGACTATGGCTACGCCATCGACCTCGGCCTGCCGATCCCGTCGGCCTCGATGTTCAACCTCGATCCGGAGATCAAGGCGGAGGCGGTCTGGGCGGGCGAGGTACTGAGTCGCCGCAATGCCTTTGCGACACGCTCCGGCCCCGGCGTCACGGTGTTGGACGAGTCGGGCCGGCGCTCGACGCTGACCAGCCTGCTTGCGCCTTTCGACAGCATGATGACGCATGCCGCCGACCCGCGCGGTCTGCCGGAACTGCTGCTGCTGCGCGAGCGCATGCGCGCCTGGCGGTTCTACGATCACTTCCGCACCGATCCGGATGCCCCTGCGCGCGCTGCGCGGGCGGGAACGCGCACGACCGCCCTCAGCGCCGACGGCTCGGACCTCGCCGCAGCCCTGCAGACCATCCGCGAAATCGGCGATACGCGGGGGCTGCACCACGCCGTGGAGGACGCGTTCGCCGGTGCCGACGTGCGGATCGAGGAGGCCGGCGGCCGGTTCGAGCTGCTGATGGGCCAGCACGGCCTGCTGCGCCCCTTGCGAGCCTCGGAACTGTCCGACGGGACGTTGCGCTACCTCTTGCTGCTCGCCGCCCTCCTGACGCCGCGGCCGCCCGGCCTGATGGTTCTGAACGAGCCTGAGACCAGCCTCCACACCGACCTCCTGCCACCGCTTGCAAGGCTGATTGGGGAAGCATCCAAGACCTGCCAGATCGTCGTGGTGACGCACGACGCCACGCTCGCCGAAGCTCTGAACGAGGCCGGCGCGCTCCGCCACGACTTCACCAAGTCGCTCGGCGAGACCGTGGTCGATGTGGAGGAACGCCCCGGCTGGGCGTGGCCGGAGAGATAG